The following nucleotide sequence is from Sphingomonas panacisoli.
CGACGCCGGCAAGCTGAGCCTCGACGACCCGATCACGGTCAAAAAGGAAGACCTGACGCTGTTCAACCAGCCGATCGCTGCGCTGGTCAAGGATGCCGGCTATACGACGACCGTCGGCGAGCTGCTCCAGCGCGCGATGACGCAAAGCGACAACACCGCGAACGACCGCCTGTTGCAATATGTCGGCGGCCCAACCGTGGTCCGCGCGTTCCTAGCGAAGAAAGCGATCGCGGACATCCGCTTCGGCCCCGGCGAGCGCGCCTTGCAGAGCCTGACCGCCGGGATGGACTGGAAGCCTGAATATTCGAAGGGCAACGCGTTCGAGCGCGCGCGGTCGCAAATCCCCGCCTCGACCCGGATGGATGCGTTCGAGCGCTACATCGCCGATCCGCCCGACGGCGCCGCCCCGCGCGCGATCGCGACGGCGCTGGCGCGGCTTAAGCGCGGCGAGTTGCTCTCGCCCAATTCGACGCAATATCTGATCGGCACGATGGAATCGTCGCGCACCGGCAAGCTGCGCATGCGCGGCGCCGTACCGGAGGGCTGGACGTTCGGACACAAGACCGGGACCGGCCAGAACTTCAGCGGCCGGACCGCCGGCTATAACGACGTCGGCTTCCTGGTCTCGCCCACCGGCAAGACCTTCACGATCGCAGTGATGATCGGCGACACGAACAAGACGATCCCCGAACGCCAGGCGCTGATGCAGGCGGTGGTGCTGGGCGTGGTGACCAATTACCGCTGGTAAGCTGTGGTGCCGGCGCGCGCCTTGACAAGATCGGGAGGGGCGGACATAGGCGCGCCTCCCGTCCGCTGGCCGTCAGGCCCGACGCGAGTGCTGCCGTAGCTCAGTGGTAGAGCGCATCCTTGGTAAGGCTGAGGTCGTGAGTTCAATCCTCACCGGCAGCACCATTTTTATTTCATCACCTTGAGAAGTTCGTCCACTTCGCATGTCGCGAACGCGGCGAAATTGTCGGCGATGCCATAGGGCAACAACAATGTCCGGTCATGGACCATCGCGCCGCAACTATAAACGACATTCGGGACATAGCCGTCGCGTTCTTTGGACGACGGGCTGAGGATCGGTTCGGCGGTGCGGGCGAGAATCTTCGACGGGTCTTGCTTGTCGAGCAACGCCGCACCCATCGAGTAATTGCGCACCAGCCCGACGCCATGCGTAATGACCAGCCAGCCTTCGTCGAGTTCGATCGGCGACCCGCAATTGCCCATCTGGCACAATTCCCAGGAGAATTTCGGGCTGATCAGCTTGTCGCCGCCTTCCCAGGTGTAGAGGTCGTCGGAGAACATCAGCCAGATGCTTTCATTGTCCTGCCGCCCGAGCATCGCGTAGCGCCCGTCGATCTTGCGCGGAAACAGCGCCATGCCCTTGCTGTTCTCGGCGGCCGCGCCTTTCAGCGGCTGCATCTCGAACTCGCGCCAGCTGAACCCGCGCAGCATCTCCGATCGCGTCGCGCGGCCGTCGAACGCGGTGTAGGTGCCGAGATGATCGACCGTGCCGTCGTCGTTGACGAAGCAGCACAGGCGCAGATCCTCGATCCCCTGGCGCTGGCTTTCGGTGACCGGGAAGAGGACGCTTTCGGACGGATCGCGGCTGTCCTCGCAAATGATCCGGGTAATGTTGTCTCCGGGGATGTCGGCATCGTCGATCCGCGGCGACACGGCGTTGCGTGCCGCCTTGTCGATGACGAACCCGTCCTTCCTGCTCCAATGGCCGGTGCGGAAGGTGACCGACGACACGTGCCCTTCGCCGATCCCGCGCAGCGATAGCAGGATGCGGACGGCGCCGTCGGGCACGTCCTCCTGGCGCGGGTGGGGGACCATGCTGGGGTTGAACAAAGCGGCGGCCTCGAACGAATATTCCTCGCTGAAATAGGCGCCGAGCACGAGTTTGGTTTCGTCGTCCGCCTTGGCCGCGGCCGGCACGATCTTGGCGATCTCCTCATAGCGGCGCAGCAGGATATTCTTGAGGTCGCGGTGGCGATGCCGCAGCGGCGCGACCACGCGCTCGCGATCGGCGGCGAGCGCATCGGGCGACATCGCCATGACCGCCTCGACAATGCGTTCGGTGCGCGATCCCTGGTCGGCGAAACTCGACGGATATTGCGGATCGAACGGCCGGATCACGGTGCGGCTCGCATCGGGCGCGAGATGAACCTTCGAATGCTTCAGCAGCGCCATGCGGGTCCTCGTCTTGGTGTCGAGGCTATACGCACGAGACCTGATTTTGGATCAGCGGCCGGTGCGATCCACCAGCGGCGCGAACCGCGCGACTTGTTTGCCGATCATGCACAATTGCTCCATCACCGCCGGATCGGTGACGCCGCCCTGGTCGTCGAACTTCGTGATCTGGGTGTTGATCGCCGCGGCGAAGGGCGTCGGCCAGCCGCGCAAGGCATGGACGATCGAGCGCAGCGCCGCGATCGTGCTGCCCGTCGCCTGCCAACCA
It contains:
- a CDS encoding serine hydrolase, encoding MGVVAGLAIAGCVSDSRPIARAAPQAVYYAAPKPVVQPLPVKAKPRPPEALVSLVQMLTRDFGGKVGIAVKSLDEDWTVESNGDIKLPQQSVSKLWVAMTVLDARDAGKLSLDDPITVKKEDLTLFNQPIAALVKDAGYTTTVGELLQRAMTQSDNTANDRLLQYVGGPTVVRAFLAKKAIADIRFGPGERALQSLTAGMDWKPEYSKGNAFERARSQIPASTRMDAFERYIADPPDGAAPRAIATALARLKRGELLSPNSTQYLIGTMESSRTGKLRMRGAVPEGWTFGHKTGTGQNFSGRTAGYNDVGFLVSPTGKTFTIAVMIGDTNKTIPERQALMQAVVLGVVTNYRW
- a CDS encoding glycoside hydrolase family 130 protein, giving the protein MALLKHSKVHLAPDASRTVIRPFDPQYPSSFADQGSRTERIVEAVMAMSPDALAADRERVVAPLRHRHRDLKNILLRRYEEIAKIVPAAAKADDETKLVLGAYFSEEYSFEAAALFNPSMVPHPRQEDVPDGAVRILLSLRGIGEGHVSSVTFRTGHWSRKDGFVIDKAARNAVSPRIDDADIPGDNITRIICEDSRDPSESVLFPVTESQRQGIEDLRLCCFVNDDGTVDHLGTYTAFDGRATRSEMLRGFSWREFEMQPLKGAAAENSKGMALFPRKIDGRYAMLGRQDNESIWLMFSDDLYTWEGGDKLISPKFSWELCQMGNCGSPIELDEGWLVITHGVGLVRNYSMGAALLDKQDPSKILARTAEPILSPSSKERDGYVPNVVYSCGAMVHDRTLLLPYGIADNFAAFATCEVDELLKVMK